DNA from Rhodothermia bacterium:
GATGCCCAAGAATGGCTCTCGTCGTTGCTACTTCATGGCATTTGTACTGAAACGACAAACAAAGCAACCACACGGCCTTTATAAGAAACAACATGCGTTTTTTACACCGTTCTCTTTACTTAATCATCCTTCTTTTGCCCGGCATTGTTTCCACACAAACGAGCAATACACCCAAAAAAGTGGTGATGACCCTTGACGAAGCCATTCAGATTGGTTTGGTCAACAACTACTTACTCCGAGCAGCGGCCTTGAGCCAGTCCGAGATTAACTCACAGGTGGAGGAAGGGTTTAGCAACCTCTATCCCAAAGTTAATCTATCCGGAAATTACCAACGCAACCTGCTTAGTTCTAACCCTTTTGCCGGATCGAGTGCGGGTAGCCTCTTTACTGGGCTTGGGCAAATCGGTTGGCTTGGGTATAATGAGCAAGCGCGAACAGATAACGACCCTAATTCAAGCCCCATTACCCTTCAAGAATACTATCGGAGAATTGCAGAAGGACAGGCGGCAGCGGGTATCTCAACGAACAGCAGTTCCAATCCTTTTGCGGTTGAAAACAACTTTACGGGCAATATTGCCCTTAATCAAACCTTGTATAATGCCGCCATTGGCGAAGGACTACGCGCCACCCGTGTACTCCAAAGCATTACGGCGGCTGGCTTCTTAAGGCAACAACAACAAGTCGTAAGCCAGATTCGGGGAGCATTTTACCGTGTTATGTTGGCAAGAGAGCAAGTTTCCGTCCTTCAAAACAGTATGGATCGCTTGTCAGAAACCACCCGCGATGTGGGCAAAACGGTTCAACAAGGTCTTGCACCACGTTTCCAGAGACTTTCGGCAGAGGTTGAACTTGGGAATTTGAATGCACAAAAAATCGTTTCGACCAACAATGTGGCGTTAGCGCTTTCCGGCCTAAAGTTATTAGTGGGCTTGCCAATGGAAACGGAAATTGATATTCAGGCTACATGGGAGGAACTTACAGAAAAGGCTTCTGAGGCCGATGGCCTTAACCTTCGCGATGCCTTAGACGTGGCGATACAGAATCGGCCCGACTTGGTACAAGCACAAAAAAATATTGCCCTCCAAGAAATCCAGAAGGGCGTTACTATTGCGCTTGGGAAGCCCATTGTAAGTGCATTTTCTAATATTTCTTACCTTGGCCGTATTCCCAGCAACCGGACGTTTTCGGTACAAGATACCAACGACCCATTCAAGTTTACGAAAGAGCGCAATGGACTTCTCAGCAACGACTACTGGGATCCCAACATTACCATCGGTTTACAGGTTGTCTGGAGCCTCTACGATGGCGGAACCCGTAAGTACCAACGCCAACGTAATCAGTTGGCCATCGAACGAGCAAAAATACAAGAACTCCAACTCCAAGAAAGCATTCGTTTAGAGGTTGAACAAGCCTTTTTGTCCTTGTCCTCGGCTTTGGAGCGGATGAGCAGCCAACGGCAAAACATTGCCCGTGCAGAAGAAAACTATCGCATTACTTCTACCAGACTTCGCGAAGGTGTCGGAAATCAGTTAGAGGAACGCCAGGCATCCGAACTTTTAGACCAAAGTAAGCTGGCTTATGCGGTAGCAACGTTCGATTATCTAAATGCAAAAAACAGTTTACAAACCGCAATGGGTAAATTGCCTTTTGTGGCCACCAAGGTTCCCGATTTTGCCCCCGCACGGTCTGGCGGCATCTGGGACTATGTCAATAAGTTTTATAAAGTTCAATAACCGCATTCGCCCTAAAGGTTCAACCTTGACCCAAACCAACTTCAACATGAAAAACCTCCAAAAACTGGTCGCTCTTCCTGCTTTATTGATGCTCGTCCTTGTTTTTCCGGCCTGCAACCAAGGCAACAATACAGCTTCCAATACACAAAACGTAGAAGAACTGACGTCGGCCATGATTCCAGTAGAAACCATGGTGGCGGGTGCTGGAAATTTTGACAATATGATCCAAATCCCCGGCGTGGTGGAAACCTCAAGTGATATAACGGTTTCTGCACTTAGTGCCGGAATTTTGCAGTACGTAGCCCCCGTTGGAAAGTACGTTTCTGCGGGCGAAACGGTTGCGGTTGTAGATCCAGCCGTGGCCGAAGCATCCCTTGCACAAGCCAGAGCTGCTTTAAGTGCCGCCGAAGCCGCCGTCGCTAATGCCGAAGCACAATTCCGACTTGCAGAGGATGCTTTTCGCCGCCAAGAACCCCTTTATCGGGACTCCATCATCTCGGCTATCGAATTTGAAGGCGTCAAAACACGTTTAGCTGCCGCCAAAGCGGTGGTCAACCAAACCAACGCAGGCAAAGCACAAGCGAATGCAGCCATTTCTCTCGCGCAAAAACAGGTTTCGAATACACGTGTGGTTGCGCCGTTTTCTGGTAAGATCGAACGTAAGTTGGCCGAGGTTGGCTCTACGGCTGCACCTGGCTCCCCGATCGTCCAAATTGTGAATGCGGGTAATGTAAAAATAACGGGCGGCGTCTCTGAAAAATATGCCGCTACGGTTCGGTTAGGAACCAACGCATTTGTACGTTTCCCAACCATTGGCGATCAAGAAACCGTTGGCGTCATCAGCTTTGTTGGTACAAATGTGAACCCGACCAGCCGTACTTTCCCCATCGAAATACAGGTAGCAAACCCCGATGGCTTGCTCAAGCCACAAATGACTGCCCAGATTTTTGTCAACAACGAAACCATTGGCAATGTTATCATTATTCCTGAAACGTCCATTATCCGTGACGAAGAAGGGACAAGCGTTTTTATTGCACGACCAGAAGGACGTAAGAAGGTTGCCAAACGGGTCAACATCTCTATCGGGCCATCACAAGAAGGGAAAACCGTGGTGTATTCCGGATTGAACATCGGCGATGAGGTCATAACGAATGGCCAAAACAATGTATCCGAAGGTGATTTTTTAGAGATCGTTAAGGGTTAGTCCCCCGTTCCAGCTTTTTCTCACGATAATTTAAGATAAAAATGATAGCAGATTGGGCCGTAAAAAACCGCATTACCGTTCTTGTTTTAACGGTTCTGCTGACCATCTGGGGCTTCTATGCCTATTTTTCCGTGCCAAAGGAAGCACAACCCTCCATCAAGATTCCCAATATCTTTGTCACTGTTATCTATCCGGGTGTAAGTCCGGACGATGTGGAGTCTTTAGTGGCACAGCCCTTAGAGCGCGAGATCCAAAGCATAAGCGGGATCAAGGAAATGCGCGTTACGGCTGGCGAAGGGGTCGCATCGCTGAACATCCAATTTGAGCCAAATGTTGCGATTGAGGATGCTTATCAAAAAGTGCGCGACCGCGTAAACATTGCCAAGCCCAAACTGCCTTCCGATATTCAAGAACCCATCGTCCGAGAAATCAACATTTCGGAATTGCCCGTTATTACGGTCAACTTGGCCGCAGGATATTCGCTATCCAAGTTAAAAGATGTAGCAGACAAACTCAAGGACGAATTTGAAGGCGTTCCCGGCGTGTTAGAGGTGGAACTCATTGGGGCGTTGGAACGAGAAATGCAAATCAATGTGGATTTGGCCAAACTCCAATCTTATAACCTTTCTTTCCAAGATGTCGCAGGTGCCATTCAAGGTGAAAACCTAACCATTCCGGGCGGCTCCGTGGACGTAGATCGCCTCAATTATTTGGTTCGCGTAAATGGTGAACTCAAGAGCGAAGCACAATTGGAGAACCTAATCGTAAAAGTACCAGAGCCTCAAGGCCCTATTGCACGACCATCGCCCATTTATTTACGGGATGTGGCGGAGGTCTCCTATGGTTTTAAAGACCGCACCACCTATTCCCGCCTCCGAATTGTACATCCAGACGAAGGCGGAATTGGCGGAACGGTTAAATCTAAGGATGGTAAACCACTTCAGGTAATCTCGCTCCAAGTTAAAAAGCGGTCAGGCGCAAACATTATCGAAACAGTGGATGGCCTTAAGGCAAAAATTGCCACAACCAATATGCCAACGGGTACGTTTGTTGTTTATACCGGAGACAATTCCGAGTTTGTCCGTAACCTTGTAGAAGAGTTACAGAACAACTTGGTGGCTGGTATCTTCTTTGTGGTCATGGCCTTGGTCTTCTTCCTCGGTATTCGGGCTTCTATGCTTGTGGCCATCTCGATACCGCTTTCGATGCTGATGAGTTTTGCCGTTTTCCAAATCATGGGCTTAACCCTAAACTTTATCGTTCTCTTTAGTTTGATTATTGCCCTTGGACTTCTGGCGGACAATGCAATTGTGGTGGTTGAAAACATCTACCGTTTCCGAGAAATGGGCTACGAGAAGTTTGAAGCCGCACGGCTGGCGACACGCGAAGTTACGGGGCCTGTTATTTATGCAACCCTGACCACTTTGGCTGCATTTTTCCCCATGCTTTTTTGGCCTGGCGTAATTGGAAAGTTCATGAGTTATCTGCCTCTTACCCTCATAATCACGCTCTCCACTTCGCTATTTGTGGCATTGATCATGAACCCCGTGATTACCGCATACCTTGTCCGTTTAGACAATGAGCCTAAAGCCATTCCGCCAAAATGGATCAATTATGTCACCCTTATCGCAGTTGTTTCCCTGACGATTCTTGTCCTGATTATCAACTGGGTAACGGTTCCCGTTTTGATAGGCATGGGCTTGCTTGTTTTTGCGTTTACGAGATATTTTTTGGTTCCTGTAAGCGACCTCATCATCAACAAACAATTCCCGCGCTACCTCAAGAAATACGAAGGTTGGTTGGAGTTAATGATGCAACGCGATTATCAAGTAAAAAGGGCATTGTTACGCAATACCTTTACCCTTACCAGCTTTACGCTTGGTTTTATATTGCTCATATTAGGCTCCTTGCTTAGCTTTGGTGAACCTAATTATGGTGGCTTTACCCTCGCTCAAGTCGTGTTCATGGTTCCAGCCGCAGGTATCTTTGTTATAGGTATTTTAGGGATTTTTGTACATACCTTCGAGATTATGATTCGTGGCGGAGGCAAAACCATTGCCCTCAGTTGGAAAACAGCCCTTGTCATGCTTGCGGTATTCGGAATTGCTTGGCTACGAACTGATTTTACCAAACCGGATGCCACCGACCAATTGGTAAAAACCGCCATTTCCCTTTCGATTACTCCGATTTTGATGTTGCTTTTCGGTTTTATTGGCATTTTCCTGAAAGCTCAGCGCCCACTTATTCTGACCGATAACCGCGCCATTGTCCTCAACCTTACTTTTGGTCTCTTCTTTGGCATTTTCATGATTTATGCCATTGCACCAACCGGGGTTGCTTTTTTTCCATCTACCGATCCACGTTTGGTAACGGTCAATTTAGAAGGCGGAATTGGTACCAATGTGCAGACGAGCAATAAAATTGCGCAAAAAGCCGAGTCCAAAATCGAGCGCTTAATTACAAAAGATCCGTTGGTTGC
Protein-coding regions in this window:
- a CDS encoding TolC family protein, with product MRFLHRSLYLIILLLPGIVSTQTSNTPKKVVMTLDEAIQIGLVNNYLLRAAALSQSEINSQVEEGFSNLYPKVNLSGNYQRNLLSSNPFAGSSAGSLFTGLGQIGWLGYNEQARTDNDPNSSPITLQEYYRRIAEGQAAAGISTNSSSNPFAVENNFTGNIALNQTLYNAAIGEGLRATRVLQSITAAGFLRQQQQVVSQIRGAFYRVMLAREQVSVLQNSMDRLSETTRDVGKTVQQGLAPRFQRLSAEVELGNLNAQKIVSTNNVALALSGLKLLVGLPMETEIDIQATWEELTEKASEADGLNLRDALDVAIQNRPDLVQAQKNIALQEIQKGVTIALGKPIVSAFSNISYLGRIPSNRTFSVQDTNDPFKFTKERNGLLSNDYWDPNITIGLQVVWSLYDGGTRKYQRQRNQLAIERAKIQELQLQESIRLEVEQAFLSLSSALERMSSQRQNIARAEENYRITSTRLREGVGNQLEERQASELLDQSKLAYAVATFDYLNAKNSLQTAMGKLPFVATKVPDFAPARSGGIWDYVNKFYKVQ
- a CDS encoding efflux RND transporter periplasmic adaptor subunit is translated as MKNLQKLVALPALLMLVLVFPACNQGNNTASNTQNVEELTSAMIPVETMVAGAGNFDNMIQIPGVVETSSDITVSALSAGILQYVAPVGKYVSAGETVAVVDPAVAEASLAQARAALSAAEAAVANAEAQFRLAEDAFRRQEPLYRDSIISAIEFEGVKTRLAAAKAVVNQTNAGKAQANAAISLAQKQVSNTRVVAPFSGKIERKLAEVGSTAAPGSPIVQIVNAGNVKITGGVSEKYAATVRLGTNAFVRFPTIGDQETVGVISFVGTNVNPTSRTFPIEIQVANPDGLLKPQMTAQIFVNNETIGNVIIIPETSIIRDEEGTSVFIARPEGRKKVAKRVNISIGPSQEGKTVVYSGLNIGDEVITNGQNNVSEGDFLEIVKG
- a CDS encoding efflux RND transporter permease subunit gives rise to the protein MIADWAVKNRITVLVLTVLLTIWGFYAYFSVPKEAQPSIKIPNIFVTVIYPGVSPDDVESLVAQPLEREIQSISGIKEMRVTAGEGVASLNIQFEPNVAIEDAYQKVRDRVNIAKPKLPSDIQEPIVREINISELPVITVNLAAGYSLSKLKDVADKLKDEFEGVPGVLEVELIGALEREMQINVDLAKLQSYNLSFQDVAGAIQGENLTIPGGSVDVDRLNYLVRVNGELKSEAQLENLIVKVPEPQGPIARPSPIYLRDVAEVSYGFKDRTTYSRLRIVHPDEGGIGGTVKSKDGKPLQVISLQVKKRSGANIIETVDGLKAKIATTNMPTGTFVVYTGDNSEFVRNLVEELQNNLVAGIFFVVMALVFFLGIRASMLVAISIPLSMLMSFAVFQIMGLTLNFIVLFSLIIALGLLADNAIVVVENIYRFREMGYEKFEAARLATREVTGPVIYATLTTLAAFFPMLFWPGVIGKFMSYLPLTLIITLSTSLFVALIMNPVITAYLVRLDNEPKAIPPKWINYVTLIAVVSLTILVLIINWVTVPVLIGMGLLVFAFTRYFLVPVSDLIINKQFPRYLKKYEGWLELMMQRDYQVKRALLRNTFTLTSFTLGFILLILGSLLSFGEPNYGGFTLAQVVFMVPAAGIFVIGILGIFVHTFEIMIRGGGKTIALSWKTALVMLAVFGIAWLRTDFTKPDATDQLVKTAISLSITPILMLLFGFIGIFLKAQRPLILTDNRAIVLNLTFGLFFGIFMIYAIAPTGVAFFPSTDPRLVTVNLEGGIGTNVQTSNKIAQKAESKIERLITKDPLVAENIKNYQTGVGTAGGQAAFFGGGGSPQVSFITINMVDYGDRGESSKNTLAKLREVVRSIPGALLKFTAPSNGPPTGAPVNIEVSGPDFNEIVRISHDIKFKLSRASDSKQIDGLVDVRDNLNSGRPEVRVKIDRERAQQYKLSTGQIASTIRSAINGTEASKFRDGEDEYDITVRLRSEDRNALESIQNLTLPVNVGGNPNNRRQLPLSAVASLELGTGFGSITRLDGRRVVTVSGDAAPGYSGPEVLGKVTAYLKDYKVKKGYALNFTGENKDQQESFGFLSIALFMGVGFIFLLLVMEFRNIRGPLVIMIGMGLSLIGVMLGLILTRSPFGLMTFIALISLSGLVVNHTIVLIDFALKREEEGESSQAAIIEAGVIRTRPIFLTIITSVIGLLPLVFGLNIDFVGLFTHADPGFQFGSENGQFWLPMNVALISGSIFSIFLTLYVAPVMYNAFTSIANRVVGGFKVKEDAEPFHSTGLGGDGASGFNLNTPIKDRTH